In Oryzihumus leptocrescens, the following are encoded in one genomic region:
- a CDS encoding MFS transporter: MTTPPAAAAPVQVAYGERHGRWVLAATVLGSSLAFIDATVVNVALPRIGEALGARLSDLTWVINAYTLTLASLILLGGSLGDRLGRRRVFVVGVVWFALASLLCGLAPNVQTLIAARGLQGVGGALLTPGSLAILQSSFRPEDRGRAIGAWSGLAGIGGAAGPFIGGWLVQVSSWRWIFFINLPVAVAVVLIAQRQVPETRDPMAPRHVDVAAAVLGAVGLGGVTNGLIAWQNTGPGNAAVLVSLLAGVAGLVGFVVRERTAAEPMLPLDIFASPIFRATNAATFAIYAALGGVFFWLVLQLQVVAGFSPIAAGLALLPVTGLMLVLSARMGGLAQRIGPRIPMTVGPLLCAVGVAGLTRLGAGASYLTDVLPPVVIFGLGLSATVAPLTATTLAAAPEQHAGLASGVNNAVARVAGLLCVAVLPLVAGLSGEAYHDPALLEPAFRTAMWVCAGLLVAGAVLSALFVRQPAAEPSEPTARRYCPVDGPPLQECPRQGPLAGAGRESAT, from the coding sequence GTGACGACCCCGCCCGCGGCGGCCGCCCCGGTGCAGGTGGCCTACGGTGAGCGCCACGGCCGGTGGGTGCTGGCCGCCACCGTGCTCGGCTCGTCGCTGGCATTCATCGACGCCACCGTGGTCAACGTCGCCCTGCCGCGGATCGGGGAGGCCCTGGGCGCACGCCTGTCGGACCTCACGTGGGTGATCAACGCCTACACGCTCACCCTCGCGTCGCTGATCCTGCTCGGCGGCTCCCTCGGGGACCGCCTCGGCCGCCGGCGGGTCTTCGTCGTGGGCGTGGTCTGGTTCGCCCTGGCGTCGCTGCTGTGCGGGCTCGCCCCCAACGTCCAGACCCTCATCGCGGCCCGGGGACTCCAGGGCGTCGGCGGTGCGCTCCTGACACCGGGCAGCCTGGCCATCCTGCAGTCCTCCTTCCGGCCGGAGGACCGGGGACGGGCGATCGGGGCCTGGTCGGGCCTCGCGGGGATCGGCGGCGCGGCCGGCCCGTTCATCGGCGGCTGGCTGGTGCAGGTGAGCTCCTGGCGCTGGATCTTCTTCATCAACCTGCCCGTGGCCGTCGCCGTCGTGCTCATCGCCCAACGCCAGGTGCCCGAGACCCGCGACCCGATGGCCCCGCGGCACGTGGACGTGGCCGCGGCGGTGCTGGGGGCGGTCGGCCTGGGCGGCGTCACCAACGGGCTGATCGCCTGGCAGAACACGGGACCGGGCAACGCCGCCGTCCTGGTGTCGCTGCTGGCCGGCGTGGCCGGCCTCGTCGGGTTCGTCGTCCGCGAACGCACGGCCGCCGAGCCGATGCTCCCGCTCGACATCTTCGCCTCCCCGATCTTCCGCGCGACCAACGCCGCGACGTTCGCCATCTACGCGGCGCTCGGGGGCGTGTTCTTCTGGCTCGTGCTCCAGCTCCAGGTGGTGGCCGGGTTCTCCCCCATCGCCGCGGGGTTGGCGTTGTTGCCCGTCACCGGCCTGATGCTCGTGCTGTCCGCGCGCATGGGTGGCCTCGCCCAGCGGATCGGTCCGCGGATCCCGATGACGGTGGGGCCGCTGCTGTGCGCGGTGGGGGTCGCCGGCCTCACCCGCCTGGGTGCCGGCGCGTCATACCTGACGGACGTGCTGCCGCCGGTCGTCATCTTCGGGCTGGGACTCTCGGCGACGGTCGCGCCGTTGACCGCAACAACCCTGGCCGCAGCCCCGGAGCAGCATGCCGGCCTCGCCAGCGGCGTCAACAACGCGGTGGCGCGCGTGGCGGGCCTGCTGTGCGTGGCGGTCCTCCCCCTGGTCGCGGGCCTCAGCGGTGAGGCCTACCACGACCCTGCCCTGCTGGAGCCGGCCTTCCGGACCGCGATGTGGGTCTGTGCCGGGCTGCTGGTGGCCGGCGCAGTGCTGTCCGCGCTCTTCGTCCGGCAACCCGCGGCCGAGCCCTCGGAGCCCACGGCCCGTCGGTACTGCCCGGTGGACGGGCCGCCGCTGCAGGAGTGCCCGCGTCAGGGGCCCCTGGCAGGTGCCGGGCGGGAGTCGGCGACCTGA
- a CDS encoding UBP-type zinc finger domain-containing protein: MGDTSEIRPEVEVRPGVPPSGPGCADCEAHAPPGWWLHLRRCARCGHVGCCDSSPAQHASAHYRATGHRVVQSYEPDEDWFYDYATGDWLEGPQLAPPASHPAQQGVPGPEGRVPPDWRSRLH; the protein is encoded by the coding sequence GTGGGCGACACCAGCGAGATCAGGCCCGAGGTCGAGGTCCGGCCCGGGGTCCCGCCGAGCGGTCCAGGCTGCGCTGACTGCGAGGCGCACGCCCCGCCCGGCTGGTGGCTGCACCTGCGTCGGTGCGCCCGCTGCGGCCACGTCGGCTGCTGCGACTCCTCGCCCGCCCAGCACGCCTCGGCGCACTACCGGGCGACCGGGCACCGGGTGGTCCAGAGCTACGAGCCCGACGAGGACTGGTTCTACGACTACGCCACGGGCGACTGGCTCGAGGGGCCGCAGCTGGCACCGCCTGCCTCCCACCCGGCGCAGCAGGGCGTCCCCGGACCGGAGGGGCGCGTCCCGCCCGACTGGCGATCCCGGCTGCACTAG
- a CDS encoding WhiB family transcriptional regulator, with the protein MNWRDKAECLRTDPELFFPVGTTGLALIQADAAKRVCQRCPVQEECLRWALDSRQETGIWGGTDEEERRLIRRRQAREARRVAS; encoded by the coding sequence GTGAACTGGCGTGACAAGGCGGAATGCCTCCGCACGGACCCTGAGCTGTTCTTCCCGGTCGGGACGACCGGGCTGGCGCTCATCCAGGCCGACGCGGCCAAGCGGGTGTGCCAGCGGTGCCCGGTGCAGGAAGAGTGCCTGCGCTGGGCCCTGGACAGCCGCCAGGAGACCGGCATCTGGGGTGGCACCGACGAGGAGGAGCGGCGGCTCATCCGCCGCCGGCAGGCCCGGGAAGCGCGCCGGGTCGCCTCCTGA
- a CDS encoding MFS transporter translates to MSSRSAMATPTRTWLTLAVVLTTQMMIVLDSAIVNIALPDMQQALHIAPADLSWVVNAYTLAFGGLLLLGARAGDLFGRRTVFAVGMALFTTASLVGGFAGDGADLFLARAAQGVGAALVAPSALAILMGLYPQPRERTRAIGYYTIVSASGAAIGLIAGGLLTSYASWRWVMFVNVPIGVAVLAVSRAALPAGRGATGRIDVAGSLLSTAGMTALVYGFIRAAADGWGNGVALASFAAALVLVVAFVLVERRVAHPIMPLHLFADRERAGSYVARLLLVAGSMGSFFFLSQYFQLVLGWSPVHTGLAFVPFPVSVFLSSQLATRVFVPRFGGRPVMLAGMAMSVAGLLLLTRLGVDSTYTQLVGSMVLFALGNGTAFVPLTDAGMARVPAHEAGIASGLVNVTQQLGGAVGLAVLVTVFATAGPGAASSPSASLHAKELFALGADRGLGVAAALVAAAVVLVLALSTRRRREAPVVVVAEAPVLEPVA, encoded by the coding sequence ATGAGCTCCCGCTCCGCCATGGCCACGCCCACCCGGACCTGGCTGACCCTTGCCGTCGTCCTCACGACCCAGATGATGATCGTCCTCGACTCGGCGATCGTGAACATCGCGCTGCCGGACATGCAGCAGGCCCTGCACATCGCGCCGGCCGACCTGTCGTGGGTCGTCAACGCCTACACCCTCGCTTTCGGGGGCCTGCTCCTGCTCGGCGCCCGCGCCGGTGACCTGTTCGGCCGCCGCACCGTGTTCGCCGTCGGGATGGCCCTGTTCACCACGGCGTCCCTCGTCGGTGGCTTCGCCGGCGACGGCGCCGACCTGTTCCTCGCCCGTGCCGCCCAGGGCGTCGGAGCCGCGCTCGTCGCTCCCTCGGCCCTGGCCATCCTCATGGGGCTCTACCCCCAGCCGAGGGAGCGCACCCGGGCGATCGGCTACTACACGATCGTCTCGGCCAGCGGTGCCGCCATCGGCCTCATCGCCGGCGGCCTGCTCACCTCCTACGCCTCGTGGCGCTGGGTCATGTTCGTCAACGTCCCGATCGGCGTGGCCGTCCTGGCCGTCTCCCGGGCCGCGCTGCCCGCCGGGCGCGGGGCCACCGGCCGGATCGACGTCGCCGGCAGCCTCCTGTCCACGGCCGGCATGACTGCCCTCGTCTACGGGTTCATCCGCGCCGCCGCCGACGGGTGGGGCAACGGGGTCGCGCTGGCCTCCTTCGCGGCCGCGCTGGTGCTGGTGGTCGCGTTCGTCCTCGTCGAGCGCCGGGTCGCGCACCCGATCATGCCGCTGCACCTGTTCGCCGACCGCGAGCGAGCCGGGTCCTATGTCGCCCGGCTGCTCCTGGTCGCCGGCAGCATGGGCTCGTTCTTCTTCCTCAGCCAGTACTTCCAGCTCGTCCTCGGCTGGTCGCCGGTGCACACCGGCCTGGCCTTCGTGCCCTTCCCCGTCTCGGTGTTCCTCAGCTCCCAGCTGGCGACCCGGGTGTTCGTCCCGCGCTTCGGTGGCCGACCGGTGATGCTGGCCGGGATGGCGATGTCCGTGGCCGGCCTGCTGCTGCTGACGCGGCTCGGGGTCGACAGCACCTACACCCAGCTCGTGGGCTCGATGGTGCTCTTCGCCCTGGGCAACGGCACCGCGTTCGTCCCGCTCACCGACGCCGGCATGGCCCGCGTCCCGGCCCACGAGGCCGGTATCGCGTCCGGCCTGGTCAACGTCACCCAGCAGCTCGGCGGCGCGGTGGGTCTGGCGGTCCTGGTCACCGTGTTCGCCACGGCCGGACCCGGTGCCGCGTCCTCCCCGAGCGCGTCGCTGCACGCCAAGGAGCTGTTCGCCCTCGGCGCCGACCGCGGGCTCGGCGTCGCCGCCGCCCTCGTCGCGGCGGCCGTGGTGCTCGTGCTCGCCCTGTCCACGCGTCGGCGGCGCGAGGCGCCGGTCGTGGTGGTGGCCGAGGCCCCCGTGCTGGAGCCGGTGGCCTGA
- a CDS encoding FAD-dependent oxidoreductase, with protein MTRPTILTVDDDPLVSAAISRDLRSRYGGDYRVVRATSGAEALSVLAELALRDQPVALIAADQRMPRMTGTEMLEQARSHAPGAKLLLLTAYADTDVAITAINDIGLDYYLLKPWDPPEERLYPVVDDLLGDWVQEHPDHTADVRVVGHRWSERSYELKTFLARNHVPYRWYDIERDTEAQRLAGLAQASADDLPLVLLPDGDALRAPSTLQLAGALGLRTSAQQPLYDVCIVGGGPAGLAAAVYAASEGLSTVVVEREAPGGQAGQSAAIENYLGFPKGLSGSDLTQRALAQVFRFGAEVVLARDVVGFETRGPVRAVLLEGGDAVEARAVVAATGVSYRRLEASGLAELTGRGSTTARAPARRPSVRGTTSTSSAPPTRRGRRR; from the coding sequence ATGACCAGACCGACCATCCTGACCGTCGACGACGACCCCCTGGTCTCGGCTGCCATCAGCCGGGACCTGCGCAGCCGCTACGGCGGCGACTACCGCGTGGTGCGCGCGACCTCGGGCGCGGAGGCGCTGTCGGTCCTGGCCGAGCTCGCGCTGCGGGACCAGCCGGTCGCCCTCATCGCCGCCGACCAGCGGATGCCGCGGATGACCGGGACCGAGATGCTGGAGCAGGCCCGCAGCCACGCCCCTGGGGCCAAGCTCCTGCTGCTGACCGCGTACGCCGACACGGACGTGGCCATCACGGCGATCAACGACATCGGCCTGGACTACTACCTGCTCAAGCCATGGGACCCGCCCGAGGAACGCCTCTACCCCGTCGTCGACGACCTGCTGGGTGACTGGGTCCAGGAGCACCCGGACCACACCGCCGACGTGCGGGTGGTCGGGCACCGGTGGTCCGAGCGCAGCTACGAGCTCAAGACCTTCCTCGCCCGCAACCACGTGCCCTACCGCTGGTACGACATCGAGCGTGACACGGAGGCCCAGCGGCTGGCCGGGCTCGCGCAGGCGTCGGCAGACGACCTGCCCCTGGTGCTCCTCCCCGACGGCGACGCCCTGCGCGCGCCGTCGACCCTCCAGCTCGCCGGCGCTCTCGGGCTGCGCACCAGCGCGCAGCAGCCGCTGTATGACGTGTGCATCGTCGGCGGGGGGCCGGCCGGCCTGGCCGCCGCGGTGTACGCCGCCTCGGAGGGGCTGAGCACCGTCGTCGTGGAGCGCGAGGCGCCCGGTGGACAGGCGGGCCAGAGCGCCGCCATCGAGAACTACCTGGGCTTCCCCAAGGGGCTGTCGGGCTCCGACCTCACCCAGCGCGCCCTGGCGCAGGTGTTCCGGTTCGGCGCCGAGGTGGTGCTGGCGCGCGACGTCGTCGGCTTCGAGACCCGCGGGCCGGTCCGGGCCGTGCTGCTCGAGGGCGGCGACGCGGTCGAGGCCCGCGCGGTCGTGGCGGCCACCGGCGTCTCCTACCGGCGCCTCGAGGCGTCCGGGCTGGCCGAGCTCACCGGCCGGGGGTCTACTACGGCGCGAGCGCCAGCGAGGCGGCCCAGTGTCAGGGGGACGACGTCTACGTCGTCGGCGCCGCCAACTCGGCGGGGCAGGCGGCGCTGA
- a CDS encoding TraR/DksA family transcriptional regulator, which translates to MTAQSEPAVPAVPADDFTAARAVLAEEREELVSRIASLSRDVDVIIEASQDVSTDDEHDPDGATIAYERAQVAALLDQARSHLADCEVAEERLAAGTYGVCERCGGTIGAARLEARPAARTCISCAAARRG; encoded by the coding sequence ATGACAGCCCAGTCCGAACCTGCGGTGCCGGCCGTTCCGGCCGATGACTTCACGGCCGCGCGTGCCGTGCTCGCCGAGGAGCGCGAGGAGCTGGTCTCGCGCATCGCCTCGCTGAGCCGCGACGTGGACGTGATCATCGAAGCCTCCCAGGACGTCTCCACCGATGACGAGCACGATCCGGACGGTGCGACCATCGCCTACGAGCGGGCCCAGGTTGCCGCCCTCCTGGACCAGGCCCGCAGCCACCTCGCCGACTGCGAGGTGGCCGAGGAGCGCCTGGCGGCCGGCACCTACGGCGTCTGCGAGCGCTGCGGCGGGACGATCGGGGCGGCACGGCTCGAAGCCCGTCCCGCGGCCCGGACCTGCATCTCCTGCGCCGCGGCCCGGCGGGGTTGA
- a CDS encoding sensor histidine kinase, with amino-acid sequence MRVEDLRPLAIFEGLTDDQLGELLEAGTEVRIEPGVDLFREGEHADHWWVLVDGAIHLVRHVGREETVVGSMDVPGRWAGGFRAWDEHGVYLATGRGRTEGRVLRVPAQALRERSFAWFPFAGHLIEGLYGTARSIESTVRQREALVTLGTLAAGLAHEINNPAAAASRAVAALEDACRTLLSSLGRLAHDEISARQFTALDELRREVEPGAGPRDPLAAADLEDALAAWLTDRGVAAAGTLAPTLADAGADLDWCARAADALEGSTLEPGLEWVASTLAASTLLAEVRESTRRVSDLVAAVRSYSQMDRASMQLVDVTDGLESTLVMLGHKLRDGITVVRDYGSGVPRVAAYAGELNQVWTNLIDNAVDAMGGVGTLQLTTRGEDGSVVVEVADTGPGMPPAVAARAFEAFYTTKEVGQGTGLGLDIARRIIEERHGGAISIDSGPGHTVLRVRLPLPSPDAPRTPEHDPARP; translated from the coding sequence ATGCGCGTCGAGGACCTGCGCCCGCTCGCCATCTTCGAGGGCCTGACCGACGACCAGCTCGGCGAGCTGCTCGAGGCCGGCACCGAGGTGCGCATCGAGCCGGGTGTGGACCTGTTCCGCGAGGGCGAGCACGCCGACCACTGGTGGGTGCTGGTCGACGGCGCGATCCACCTGGTGCGCCACGTCGGCCGCGAGGAGACGGTCGTGGGGAGCATGGACGTGCCGGGCCGCTGGGCGGGAGGGTTCCGTGCCTGGGACGAGCACGGGGTCTACCTCGCGACCGGGCGGGGGCGGACCGAGGGGCGGGTGCTCCGGGTGCCGGCCCAGGCGCTGCGCGAGCGGTCCTTCGCCTGGTTCCCCTTCGCCGGCCACCTCATCGAAGGCCTCTACGGCACCGCGCGCTCCATCGAGTCGACGGTGCGGCAGCGGGAGGCCCTGGTCACCCTCGGGACCCTCGCCGCGGGCCTGGCCCACGAGATCAACAACCCGGCGGCCGCGGCGTCCCGGGCGGTCGCGGCGCTGGAGGACGCCTGCCGCACGCTGCTGTCCTCCCTCGGCCGGCTGGCGCACGACGAGATCTCGGCCCGCCAGTTCACCGCGCTCGACGAGCTGCGCCGCGAGGTCGAGCCGGGCGCCGGGCCCCGGGACCCGCTGGCCGCCGCCGACCTCGAGGACGCGCTGGCGGCGTGGCTGACCGATCGCGGCGTGGCGGCGGCCGGCACCCTCGCGCCGACCCTGGCCGACGCCGGGGCCGACCTCGACTGGTGCGCGCGGGCCGCGGACGCACTCGAGGGGTCCACGCTCGAGCCGGGCCTGGAATGGGTGGCCAGCACCCTTGCGGCGTCCACGCTGCTGGCCGAGGTGCGCGAGTCCACCCGCCGGGTCTCCGACCTCGTCGCGGCCGTCCGCTCCTACTCGCAGATGGACCGGGCCTCGATGCAGCTCGTCGACGTCACCGACGGCCTCGAGAGCACCCTGGTGATGCTCGGTCACAAGCTGCGCGACGGCATCACGGTCGTGCGGGACTACGGCTCCGGGGTGCCCCGCGTGGCCGCCTATGCCGGCGAGCTCAACCAGGTGTGGACCAACCTCATCGACAACGCCGTCGACGCGATGGGCGGGGTCGGCACCCTCCAGCTGACCACCCGGGGTGAGGACGGCAGCGTCGTCGTCGAGGTCGCCGACACCGGGCCGGGGATGCCTCCGGCCGTGGCGGCGCGGGCGTTCGAGGCGTTCTACACGACCAAGGAGGTCGGCCAGGGCACGGGACTCGGCCTCGACATCGCCCGGCGCATCATCGAGGAGCGCCATGGCGGCGCCATCAGCATCGACTCCGGCCCCGGCCACACAGTCCTGCGGGTGCGCCTCCCGCTCCCCTCCCCGGACGCACCAAGGACACCGGAGCACGACCCGGCTCGTCCCTGA
- a CDS encoding GAF domain-containing SpoIIE family protein phosphatase: MLPDPPSEGGSRAARHLGDRLTRLARVTAELATADTVESVTKIVIAHSADAVGATMASLALLDGAETLRLVGLRGGDEGEAERWASFPLDRRTPLSDVVRTGQRLVLTGATEIAQRYPESDRGERSIVCLPLTVTTRTIGAIGLSFPGARSVDSAELEFFEILADTCAQALERISAQEAAAKQTAKLVFLADAATELSSSLDYQTTLARVARLAVPTFADWCAIDLVEDGRLNRLAVEHVDPAKVQLAIDLEQRYPADPDAPSGAWNVMRTGRSELVREVTDEMLVAAAIDEEHLRIARELQLRSGLTVPLVARGRVLGVITWVSAESDRLYGPDDLALAEDLAKRAAIAIDNAELHSQTLAAADQLQHAVLPESLPVVPGWELASYYSPSGRTEVGGDFYDAIPLGDGRLVLFVGDVMGRGVGAAAAMAQMRAAVRAYAALDPAPATVMGRLDLMFEQYPTDQLVTLVYMVADPVRGELVVANAGHPPPVLLRRDGTPEQLPLASGPPLGISEHPRQELTVPLEGGDTLVAFTDGLIERRDEDIDRGQQRMDAAMALLTDLDLSVALHQLVSDLRDVSRDDDVAALAVRRS, encoded by the coding sequence GTGCTTCCGGACCCCCCGAGCGAGGGCGGCTCGCGGGCGGCGCGCCACCTGGGCGACCGGCTGACGCGGCTGGCCCGAGTCACCGCAGAGCTGGCCACCGCCGACACGGTCGAGTCGGTGACCAAGATCGTCATCGCCCACAGCGCGGACGCGGTGGGCGCCACGATGGCCTCGCTGGCCCTGCTCGACGGCGCTGAGACGCTGCGGCTGGTGGGGCTGCGCGGTGGCGACGAGGGCGAGGCCGAGCGGTGGGCGAGCTTCCCCCTCGATCGCCGGACGCCGCTCAGCGACGTGGTCCGCACGGGGCAGCGCCTCGTCCTGACGGGGGCCACAGAGATCGCGCAGCGCTACCCCGAGTCCGACCGCGGTGAGCGCTCCATCGTGTGTCTGCCGCTGACGGTGACCACGCGGACCATCGGAGCAATCGGGCTCTCCTTCCCCGGGGCGCGGTCCGTGGACTCGGCCGAGCTGGAGTTCTTCGAGATCCTGGCCGACACCTGCGCCCAGGCCCTCGAGCGCATCAGCGCCCAGGAGGCGGCGGCGAAGCAGACCGCCAAGCTGGTCTTCCTCGCCGACGCCGCCACGGAGCTGAGCAGCAGCCTGGACTACCAGACCACGCTGGCCAGGGTCGCCCGGCTGGCCGTCCCGACCTTCGCCGACTGGTGCGCCATCGACCTGGTCGAGGATGGTCGCCTCAACCGTCTCGCGGTGGAGCACGTGGACCCGGCCAAGGTCCAGCTCGCGATCGACCTCGAGCAGCGCTACCCCGCCGACCCGGACGCCCCGAGCGGGGCCTGGAACGTCATGCGCACCGGTCGCAGCGAGCTGGTCCGCGAAGTCACCGACGAGATGCTGGTCGCCGCCGCCATCGACGAGGAGCACCTGCGCATCGCCCGCGAGCTGCAGCTGCGCAGCGGGCTGACCGTGCCGCTGGTGGCCCGGGGACGGGTGCTGGGGGTCATCACCTGGGTCTCGGCGGAGTCCGACCGGCTCTACGGCCCCGACGACCTCGCCCTCGCCGAGGACCTGGCCAAGCGGGCCGCGATCGCCATCGACAACGCCGAGCTCCACAGCCAGACCCTGGCGGCGGCAGACCAGCTCCAGCACGCCGTGCTGCCCGAGTCGCTGCCCGTCGTCCCCGGCTGGGAGCTGGCCAGCTACTACAGCCCCTCCGGGCGCACCGAGGTCGGCGGCGACTTCTATGACGCCATCCCCCTCGGCGACGGCCGCCTGGTGCTCTTCGTCGGTGACGTCATGGGTCGTGGCGTCGGCGCCGCGGCCGCGATGGCCCAGATGAGGGCAGCGGTCCGCGCCTACGCGGCCCTGGACCCCGCCCCCGCGACCGTGATGGGGCGGCTCGACCTGATGTTCGAGCAGTACCCCACCGACCAGCTGGTCACCCTCGTGTACATGGTCGCCGATCCGGTGCGGGGAGAGCTCGTGGTGGCCAACGCCGGTCACCCACCCCCGGTGCTGCTCCGCCGGGACGGAACCCCCGAGCAGCTTCCGCTCGCCAGCGGCCCGCCGCTCGGCATCTCGGAGCACCCTCGCCAGGAGCTGACGGTGCCCCTCGAAGGCGGCGACACCCTGGTGGCCTTCACCGACGGCCTCATCGAGCGGCGGGACGAGGACATTGACCGGGGACAGCAGCGCATGGACGCGGCGATGGCGCTCCTGACCGACCTGGACCTGTCCGTGGCCCTGCACCAGCTGGTCAGCGACCTGCGGGACGTCTCCCGGGACGACGACGTCGCCGCGTTGGCGGTCCGCCGGTCCTGA
- a CDS encoding ATP-binding protein: MCYHATKPLPPEPHSAPAAREFLRRCYRDWGLTAMVEDSELALSELVTNAVLHARTPLLVSISCADSVVELAVFDGTPTRPTMRPHRSDLAGDLAAAHALEAELDEVPHERDPRLHVGPAGSVTGGRGLLVVDAVAAQWGVSPLSDGKAVWARTPVFDGWEPAAPCPCSASDQALTLASGHPVVEC; this comes from the coding sequence ATGTGCTACCACGCCACCAAGCCGTTGCCGCCTGAGCCGCACTCGGCCCCGGCAGCACGGGAGTTCCTGCGGCGCTGCTACCGCGACTGGGGACTGACGGCGATGGTCGAGGACTCCGAGCTGGCCCTGTCCGAGCTGGTCACCAACGCCGTGCTGCACGCCCGCACCCCGCTGCTGGTGAGCATCAGCTGCGCCGACTCGGTCGTCGAGCTGGCGGTCTTCGACGGCACGCCGACGCGGCCGACGATGCGACCACACCGATCGGACCTGGCCGGCGACCTGGCGGCGGCCCACGCTCTCGAGGCCGAGCTGGACGAGGTCCCTCATGAGCGGGACCCGCGGCTGCACGTGGGGCCGGCCGGATCGGTCACCGGTGGGCGTGGCCTGCTCGTCGTGGACGCCGTGGCCGCCCAGTGGGGAGTCAGCCCGCTCAGCGACGGCAAGGCGGTCTGGGCCCGCACCCCCGTGTTCGACGGCTGGGAGCCGGCCGCCCCCTGCCCGTGCTCCGCCTCGGACCAGGCGCTCACCCTGGCCTCCGGCCACCCTGTCGTCGAGTGCTGA